Proteins encoded together in one candidate division WOR-3 bacterium window:
- a CDS encoding class I SAM-dependent methyltransferase — MHEQFAPLSDEMFRQNLARIWNEVEQLAVAGEFLNVEGGSVEQVRDYRLRLHHCANYAAAFTTFAAADRPMRILELGCGSGILSAAFARLMPSDWTLYATDYSSRLIESARTRYQFANVRFECININDLKPDFLKNFDAVMFLEVIEHLVAQEVVTLFSRLYSGLTAGGMVVISTVDRSPFKRQFSGYAPHKIEYRYATLHDFLNNKEKNPFEQVEIFRLTSRRIVQEAVRSEDRGGYFLNRLVGLVNRITQRQRGLVSSTARIVNFLFRVYDRFMPKKRFNVEEYLKEVRFITRQPELFGAESFSLVAILRKMPGKI, encoded by the coding sequence ATGCATGAGCAGTTTGCGCCCCTGTCGGACGAGATGTTCCGGCAAAATCTGGCAAGAATCTGGAACGAGGTTGAGCAATTGGCGGTGGCGGGCGAGTTTCTCAATGTTGAAGGCGGCAGTGTCGAGCAGGTGCGCGATTATCGGTTGCGCCTGCACCATTGTGCCAACTATGCCGCGGCGTTCACAACATTTGCGGCGGCAGACCGGCCGATGCGAATTCTGGAACTGGGGTGTGGCAGCGGGATACTTTCTGCGGCGTTTGCCCGCTTGATGCCGTCGGATTGGACGCTTTATGCCACCGACTACTCTTCCCGGCTGATTGAATCTGCCCGGACTCGTTATCAGTTTGCCAATGTGCGATTTGAATGCATCAACATCAACGATTTAAAGCCCGATTTTCTGAAAAATTTTGATGCGGTGATGTTTCTTGAGGTGATTGAGCATCTCGTTGCCCAAGAGGTTGTTACCCTGTTCTCCCGTCTTTACTCTGGTTTAACCGCCGGGGGTATGGTGGTGATTTCAACTGTTGACCGTTCGCCGTTTAAAAGGCAATTTTCCGGCTACGCCCCGCATAAAATTGAATATCGTTACGCAACGCTGCACGATTTCCTTAACAACAAAGAAAAAAACCCATTTGAACAGGTTGAGATCTTTCGTCTGACTTCGCGGCGGATTGTTCAGGAGGCGGTTCGGTCTGAAGACCGGGGTGGATATTTCTTGAACCGGCTGGTTGGACTGGTAAACCGGATTACCCAGCGTCAGCGCGGGCTCGTAAGTTCAACGGCGCGGATTGTCAATTTTTTGTTTCGGGTTTATGACCGGTTTATGCCGAAAAAGCGGTTCAATGTTGAAGAGTATCTAAAAGAGGTCAGGTTCATCACCAGGCAACCGGAGCTATTTGGGGCGGAATCTTTCAGTTTGGTGGCGATTTTAAGGAAAATGCCCGGCAAAATTTAA
- the mtnA gene encoding S-methyl-5-thioribose-1-phosphate isomerase, with protein sequence MNLPRVVRYEDGKLLLLDQTQLPHHERFLCLRRAAEVARAIKLLQVRGAPWIGVAAAYGVAIEAQRLPDDKLISGLTRAAQMLIRARPTAVNLSWAVKRMMSVLNRADLTPRELRRTLVVEAKTIEQEERARSQAIALKGVKVVPQKAVILTICNTGALAAPGLGTALGVVLQAHQEGKRVEVYACETRPLLQGARLTAFELLRARVPFYLIVDSAAASVIERCDLVLVGADRIAANGDTANKVGTKMLAILAKEAKKPFYVVAPASTFDFQCRTGAEIVIEERSGDEVRRFGRCRVAPEPAPVFNPAFDVTPARLITAFITDAGIVKPPFKRNIRRLLFG encoded by the coding sequence ATGAACTTACCAAGAGTTGTGAGGTATGAAGATGGTAAACTGTTACTACTTGACCAGACCCAATTACCGCATCACGAACGGTTTTTGTGCCTGCGGCGTGCCGCTGAGGTTGCCCGGGCGATAAAACTTTTGCAGGTGCGGGGGGCACCCTGGATTGGGGTCGCTGCCGCTTATGGCGTGGCGATTGAGGCGCAACGGCTGCCCGATGATAAACTGATTTCGGGGTTAACCCGTGCCGCGCAAATGTTAATCCGGGCACGACCTACCGCGGTCAATCTCTCCTGGGCGGTAAAGAGAATGATGAGCGTGTTAAACCGAGCCGACTTAACACCCCGCGAGTTGCGCCGCACACTTGTTGTTGAGGCAAAAACGATTGAGCAGGAAGAGCGGGCGCGGTCTCAGGCAATTGCCCTCAAGGGCGTAAAGGTTGTTCCGCAAAAGGCGGTTATCCTGACGATTTGCAATACCGGTGCCCTGGCAGCGCCGGGATTGGGAACCGCCTTAGGTGTGGTATTGCAGGCACATCAGGAAGGGAAAAGGGTTGAGGTTTATGCGTGTGAGACCCGCCCATTATTACAGGGGGCGCGATTGACGGCATTTGAACTGTTGCGGGCAAGGGTGCCGTTTTACTTGATCGTGGACAGTGCCGCGGCATCGGTGATTGAGCGCTGTGATTTGGTTCTGGTGGGTGCAGACCGCATCGCTGCTAATGGAGATACGGCGAACAAAGTCGGGACAAAGATGCTGGCAATCTTGGCAAAGGAGGCGAAGAAGCCGTTTTATGTGGTTGCGCCCGCATCAACATTTGATTTCCAGTGCCGCACCGGTGCAGAGATTGTGATTGAGGAACGGTCAGGCGATGAGGTGCGGCGCTTTGGCAGGTGCCGGGTGGCACCGGAGCCGGCGCCGGTTTTTAATCCGGCATTCGATGTCACGCCGGCGCGATTGATTACCGCTTTTATTACCGATGCCGGGATAGTCAAGCCACCGTTTAAGCGCAATATCCGGCGCTTGCTATTCGGTTGA
- a CDS encoding peptidylprolyl isomerase — protein MVKTVALLAVMFLVWGCPAKKVEPIKPAGDTAMSQKESAQPGILKDTLTPDNLPEKLFLTVKVKDFGTIKVEMFTKDAPLNVCNVANLAIKGFYNGLTFHRIVPGFVVQGGDPKGDGTGGPGYTVPAEIKRKHEKGSMAMARLSDEVNPEKRSSGSQFYFCLQPLPQLDGNYTVIGKIVEGMDVLDRLGQARPPVIMESVTASTE, from the coding sequence ATGGTAAAAACTGTCGCGTTGCTTGCGGTTATGTTTCTTGTCTGGGGTTGCCCGGCAAAGAAGGTCGAACCAATAAAACCAGCAGGAGATACCGCAATGAGCCAAAAAGAATCAGCCCAACCCGGTATCCTCAAAGACACATTGACGCCCGACAACCTGCCGGAAAAACTTTTCCTGACCGTCAAGGTAAAAGATTTCGGCACCATCAAGGTTGAGATGTTCACGAAAGACGCCCCGCTCAATGTGTGCAATGTTGCCAACCTCGCCATCAAAGGTTTTTACAATGGACTGACCTTCCATCGCATCGTCCCGGGATTTGTTGTTCAGGGTGGTGACCCGAAAGGTGACGGCACCGGTGGTCCGGGTTACACCGTCCCGGCAGAGATTAAACGCAAACACGAAAAGGGTTCAATGGCGATGGCGCGGTTGTCCGACGAAGTCAATCCCGAAAAACGCTCCTCCGGCAGCCAGTTCTACTTCTGCCTCCAGCCCCTGCCCCAACTTGATGGCAACTACACCGTCATCGGCAAGATTGTTGAAGGAATGGATGTCCTTGACAGACTGGGTCAGGCACGGCCGCCGGTAATAATGGAGTCGGTGACCGCTTCAACCGAATAG
- a CDS encoding T9SS type A sorting domain-containing protein, with protein sequence MEGIKKLTIVLYLASVFWVFAQTDEGGPDGFGYYYQSTQEPGDSITFAWIDPAAHNLITNWTPNPDDGWASIHLPYRFPFYGDTLDSIVICSNGFLQFPTTLTNFHNQELPATQFCHLIALFWDDLNPANSGGVFYYHDSITRSTVITFLDVPLYNQPETVSAQVVLGSDGIILMNYLKLPARPVSATVGIQGNHGNNNYFLQYLYNGNPPHHLITNRTSIRFFIRHLEHDVGVFRLISPEVWFPANSQCPVQATVKNYGLNRETFTARALLLRNRPPYDTIFHRTVSITNLAPGDTCCGYFGDLLTEPNPDSYLFVVQTELANDQYRRNDTARQIVTSFAPEFGKLIACWDLAGLGAGMNLAGISYVPDSNRFYLVAHDSNRILSFPSDNPWDFRFEQFQLQNFFGDDIIWGIAWDQHNPGFWITHSSDQGPGCIVCHYAPDGTFTGDTWNLESIEPGVWFAGIDQGEDGAFYAVAVGGANRIYHLDFNQKQVLGYLPGPIASWRACSYLGDPQRFLFSGGWNDNILVQIDRTGNPVQFSNLPDLADLDIYNPAAPTPDSFVWAYATISNYANTIVKVSLGVLWRNVGLQENPEPLITPSFAIQPNPCPSGIVTISGLKPDQNTVISLYDAIGRRLFRKITTGAASLNLDLRLLTRNRIPHGVYFLTIRDTFKRQSVKITILNP encoded by the coding sequence ATGGAAGGGATTAAAAAACTGACGATTGTTCTCTATCTCGCATCTGTCTTTTGGGTATTTGCTCAGACCGATGAAGGTGGACCCGACGGATTCGGCTACTATTACCAGTCAACCCAGGAACCGGGTGACAGTATAACATTTGCCTGGATAGACCCTGCAGCCCACAACTTGATTACGAACTGGACCCCGAATCCGGACGACGGCTGGGCTTCTATTCATCTACCCTACCGGTTTCCATTTTACGGTGATACCCTTGATTCAATCGTCATCTGCTCCAACGGCTTTTTACAATTTCCCACCACCTTGACCAATTTTCACAATCAGGAACTGCCGGCAACGCAATTCTGTCATCTTATCGCTTTGTTCTGGGACGACCTGAACCCGGCAAACTCGGGCGGTGTTTTTTATTACCACGATTCAATAACCCGTTCAACAGTAATCACCTTCCTTGATGTCCCCCTGTACAATCAGCCGGAAACAGTTTCGGCTCAAGTTGTGCTTGGGTCCGATGGCATAATTCTGATGAACTACCTCAAACTACCAGCCCGCCCCGTGAGTGCGACAGTTGGCATCCAGGGAAATCACGGCAACAACAACTATTTCCTCCAGTACCTGTACAACGGCAACCCGCCCCACCATCTCATCACCAATCGCACCTCAATCCGCTTTTTTATTCGCCATCTCGAACATGATGTTGGCGTATTCCGGCTCATTTCCCCGGAAGTTTGGTTTCCGGCAAACAGCCAGTGCCCGGTGCAGGCAACAGTCAAAAATTACGGTCTGAACCGTGAAACCTTCACCGCCCGCGCCCTTTTGCTTCGCAACCGCCCGCCTTACGACACCATTTTCCATCGCACCGTTTCTATTACCAACCTTGCACCGGGCGACACCTGCTGTGGTTATTTTGGTGACCTTTTAACCGAACCCAATCCTGACTCCTATCTCTTTGTTGTTCAGACCGAACTTGCTAACGACCAGTACCGAAGAAACGACACCGCCCGCCAGATTGTAACATCATTTGCCCCGGAGTTTGGCAAACTCATCGCCTGCTGGGATTTGGCCGGTTTAGGAGCGGGAATGAACCTTGCCGGCATCAGCTATGTGCCCGACTCAAACCGTTTTTACCTCGTCGCTCACGACAGCAACCGCATCCTCAGTTTTCCCTCTGACAACCCTTGGGACTTCCGTTTCGAGCAATTCCAACTCCAGAACTTCTTTGGCGACGACATCATCTGGGGTATCGCCTGGGACCAACACAATCCCGGTTTCTGGATTACCCACTCTTCGGATCAAGGTCCGGGCTGCATTGTCTGCCACTACGCTCCGGATGGCACATTTACCGGCGACACCTGGAATCTTGAATCGATTGAACCCGGGGTCTGGTTTGCCGGCATTGACCAGGGAGAAGATGGAGCATTTTATGCGGTTGCGGTCGGCGGCGCAAACCGCATCTACCATCTTGACTTCAATCAGAAACAGGTACTGGGCTACTTGCCCGGTCCTATCGCCTCCTGGCGCGCCTGCTCCTATCTCGGTGACCCGCAGCGCTTCCTCTTCTCCGGGGGCTGGAACGACAACATCCTCGTTCAGATTGACCGCACCGGCAACCCGGTTCAATTTTCCAACCTCCCGGACCTTGCGGACCTTGACATCTACAACCCGGCGGCACCAACACCAGACTCCTTTGTCTGGGCGTACGCCACAATCAGCAACTATGCAAACACCATTGTTAAAGTCTCTCTGGGTGTTTTGTGGCGCAATGTTGGTCTCCAGGAAAACCCTGAACCCCTGATTACGCCATCGTTTGCCATCCAACCCAACCCTTGCCCCAGCGGTATTGTCACCATATCAGGATTAAAACCAGACCAGAATACGGTCATATCTTTATACGACGCTATTGGTCGGCGCCTGTTTCGGAAAATCACAACCGGCGCTGCATCGCTCAACCTGGACCTTCGGTTGTTGACCCGGAACAGAATTCCCCACGGGGTGTATTTTTTAACTATCAGGGACACATTTAAAAGACAAAGCGTTAAAATCACCATTCTTAACCCGTAA
- a CDS encoding DNRLRE domain-containing protein: MKQYLFLAVLLTLACNTLPVGFDQIDRLPETATLEIAPDSADCYVKFVPLGSADHLLLGKDPQYQSRVLIQFTPKDSALDSVVSAQLVLFPLDSVVMNFTCCACSTEWSSSAVTWRMADSLTQWLTPGGDYWNFPLGQGRIQKESTVVELNRDYLDTLVRHSYGIALIPLDTGFTTIATLAATKTSPRLVFTYANGKKRTYYPAADAHIIDSSGIRTNPGELLVGSGVAFRTWLYFRLESIPDSATIARAELILKIQPIYSRVETLQIGIHKLKESYHQRGKYALYDEAPASKTESPVRDTIATIRLTVTDLVQKWVSAVDSNPNHGILLTAEPEWQKPFRIKILRSGINAPRLKVHYILPPEDRFSR; this comes from the coding sequence ATGAAACAGTACCTCTTTCTCGCCGTACTTCTGACCCTTGCCTGCAACACCCTGCCTGTGGGATTCGACCAGATTGACCGATTACCCGAAACCGCCACCTTAGAAATCGCTCCGGACAGCGCTGACTGTTATGTAAAATTTGTTCCGCTGGGCAGTGCCGACCACCTCCTGCTGGGCAAAGACCCGCAGTACCAGTCCCGGGTGCTCATCCAGTTTACCCCGAAAGATAGCGCCCTTGACTCGGTTGTCTCAGCACAACTGGTCCTCTTCCCCCTTGATAGCGTGGTAATGAACTTTACCTGCTGTGCCTGTTCAACCGAATGGAGTTCCAGCGCCGTCACCTGGCGCATGGCAGACTCTTTAACCCAGTGGCTAACACCGGGTGGTGACTACTGGAACTTTCCGCTCGGGCAGGGACGAATCCAAAAGGAGTCCACTGTCGTGGAACTCAATCGAGATTACCTCGACACCCTTGTGCGCCATTCTTACGGCATCGCCCTGATTCCGCTCGACACCGGTTTCACCACCATCGCCACACTTGCTGCGACTAAAACCTCACCCCGTCTTGTATTTACCTATGCCAATGGCAAGAAACGCACTTACTACCCGGCGGCTGATGCCCATATCATCGACTCATCAGGCATCAGAACAAACCCCGGAGAACTCCTCGTCGGTTCTGGTGTCGCCTTTCGCACCTGGCTTTATTTTCGGCTGGAATCAATTCCCGACTCCGCAACAATCGCCCGCGCAGAACTGATATTGAAAATCCAGCCGATTTACAGTCGGGTTGAAACCCTGCAAATCGGTATCCATAAACTCAAAGAGTCCTACCACCAGCGCGGCAAATACGCCCTTTATGATGAGGCACCAGCAAGCAAGACAGAATCCCCGGTCCGCGATACCATAGCCACAATCAGGCTAACAGTTACCGACCTTGTCCAGAAATGGGTATCCGCTGTTGACTCCAATCCGAATCACGGCATACTGCTAACCGCCGAACCCGAATGGCAGAAGCCCTTCCGGATAAAAATATTACGTTCTGGAATCAATGCCCCCCGACTGAAAGTTCACTATATCCTTCCTCCAGAAGACCGGTTCTCAAGATGA
- the plsX gene encoding phosphate acyltransferase PlsX has translation MKIAVDAMGSDNAPLVELEGAKLALKELPDLQLLLVGKPEIIQEAWDSHHDSTLSDFAERVELIPAPEVIGMHEPPAEAVKKKRNSSIALCMALHKQGKAQAVVSAGNTGAVMAFALTTLSAIPGVHRPTLAVLFPRIKGSTLVLDVGANVDTKPSNLLQFAMMGATAASFLFRKANPTVGLLNIGQEDTKGNELTLAAYHLLKESGLNFVGNIEGNDILTGKVDVVVCDGFVGNVLLKYGEGLAEILRGLLIDYFESESKYRLRRWFSRPVLEEFISRMDYQEHGGALMLGVQGNVVVAHGRSTPQAIKNAIRTAYHAVKDKISQHITQTFTTKEPSE, from the coding sequence GTGAAAATCGCCGTTGATGCCATGGGGTCAGACAACGCCCCACTTGTCGAACTTGAAGGGGCGAAACTGGCTCTGAAAGAACTCCCGGACCTCCAACTCCTCCTTGTCGGCAAGCCGGAGATTATTCAAGAAGCCTGGGACTCTCATCACGACTCAACCCTTAGTGATTTCGCGGAACGAGTTGAACTTATTCCGGCACCGGAAGTAATCGGCATGCACGAACCTCCGGCAGAAGCGGTAAAGAAAAAGCGCAACTCATCAATCGCCTTATGTATGGCGCTTCACAAGCAGGGTAAGGCGCAGGCGGTCGTCAGTGCCGGTAACACCGGCGCGGTGATGGCATTTGCCCTTACCACCCTGAGTGCGATTCCCGGCGTCCATCGCCCGACACTTGCGGTCCTGTTTCCCCGCATCAAGGGCAGCACACTGGTGCTGGATGTCGGCGCCAATGTTGACACGAAACCATCGAATCTTCTTCAGTTCGCAATGATGGGCGCAACCGCCGCCAGTTTTCTGTTCCGTAAAGCCAATCCAACTGTCGGATTGTTAAACATCGGTCAGGAGGACACCAAGGGTAACGAATTGACTCTTGCCGCTTACCACCTCCTCAAAGAAAGCGGTCTTAACTTCGTCGGTAACATCGAGGGCAACGATATCCTCACGGGCAAGGTTGATGTCGTGGTCTGTGACGGATTCGTCGGCAATGTCCTCTTAAAATACGGTGAAGGTCTGGCAGAAATTCTGCGCGGACTTTTGATCGACTACTTTGAGTCTGAGTCTAAGTACCGGTTGCGCCGCTGGTTTTCGCGCCCGGTCTTAGAAGAGTTCATCAGCCGGATGGATTATCAAGAACATGGTGGTGCTCTGATGCTCGGTGTCCAGGGCAATGTTGTTGTCGCCCACGGCCGTTCCACACCTCAGGCGATAAAAAACGCCATCCGCACCGCCTACCACGCGGTGAAAGACAAAATCTCCCAGCACATCACCCAGACCTTTACGACAAAAGAACCCAGCGAATGA
- the rpmF gene encoding 50S ribosomal protein L32: MPLPKRRHSKQRGRKRRTHWKLTPPTVVDCPHCHEPKMPHRVCPHCGYYAGKPVVTTKEKE; this comes from the coding sequence ATGCCTTTACCTAAACGACGGCATTCAAAACAGCGCGGTCGCAAGCGCCGCACCCACTGGAAACTGACACCACCAACTGTGGTGGACTGCCCGCATTGCCATGAACCGAAAATGCCCCACCGGGTTTGTCCCCACTGTGGTTATTACGCTGGCAAACCGGTGGTAACGACAAAGGAAAAAGAGTAA
- a CDS encoding methylated-DNA--[protein]-cysteine S-methyltransferase: MADAEKVVTSRVAKLPFGWVRVFWYRGRVIKVALSEHERGPSDNYLARQIESLLKGERKLPDFKVAVPVRSSFTRRVLNRCARIGFGKIMSYGELARMAGKPNAARAVGQIMANNQLPLFFPCHRVVAADGRLGGFNGGLKIKRRLLEFEGWRVEGQGWHARVVR, from the coding sequence ATGGCTGACGCGGAAAAAGTGGTAACCAGCCGGGTGGCAAAACTGCCGTTCGGCTGGGTTCGGGTTTTCTGGTACCGGGGGAGGGTGATAAAGGTCGCATTGAGTGAACATGAGCGCGGTCCTTCGGACAACTATCTGGCGCGGCAAATTGAGTCGTTGCTAAAAGGGGAACGGAAACTGCCTGATTTTAAGGTTGCGGTGCCGGTCCGAAGTAGTTTTACGCGGCGGGTGTTAAATCGGTGCGCCCGAATAGGTTTTGGAAAGATAATGAGCTATGGCGAGTTAGCCCGAATGGCAGGAAAGCCTAATGCGGCGCGTGCCGTGGGTCAGATTATGGCAAACAATCAATTGCCGCTCTTTTTCCCGTGCCATCGCGTGGTTGCGGCTGATGGCAGGCTGGGAGGTTTTAACGGTGGACTAAAAATAAAGCGTCGGTTACTGGAGTTTGAAGGGTGGCGAGTTGAAGGTCAGGGATGGCATGCCCGGGTCGTTCGCTAA
- a CDS encoding MBL fold metallo-hydrolase yields MACPGRSLTKMENNKPITTVVEQLVVGPLETNCYILKSGEEMLIVDPGGDSNLIINKIGELGGVVKLIVNTHGHIDHIAANKEVKEATGARLLIHELDEAMLTEPDANLALLMGMRTKSPRADQLLNDGDEIVVGEERLQVVHTPGHTPGSICLLGRDFAFTGDTLFVDSIGRCDLPGGSERQMKLSLSRLQGLLRRETMLYPGHGLSGSFGRALLVNPFLGSIWPA; encoded by the coding sequence ATGGCATGCCCGGGTCGTTCGCTAACTAAAATGGAAAACAATAAACCAATAACTACGGTTGTTGAACAACTGGTGGTTGGTCCTCTGGAGACCAACTGTTACATCTTGAAGTCCGGAGAGGAAATGCTAATTGTTGACCCCGGGGGTGACAGTAATTTGATTATAAACAAGATAGGTGAACTGGGAGGGGTAGTTAAGTTGATTGTGAACACGCACGGGCACATCGACCACATTGCCGCGAACAAAGAGGTGAAAGAGGCAACCGGGGCAAGGCTTTTAATTCACGAACTGGATGAGGCGATGTTGACCGAACCGGATGCAAATCTGGCGCTTTTAATGGGAATGAGGACTAAGTCGCCCCGCGCGGACCAGTTGCTAAATGATGGCGATGAAATAGTCGTGGGCGAAGAGCGGTTGCAGGTGGTGCACACACCGGGGCACACACCAGGAAGCATCTGTTTGTTAGGAAGAGATTTTGCGTTTACCGGCGATACCCTGTTTGTTGATTCAATTGGACGGTGTGATTTGCCCGGTGGTTCGGAGCGGCAGATGAAACTGTCATTAAGCCGGTTGCAGGGTTTGTTACGACGGGAGACGATGTTGTACCCCGGACATGGTTTGAGCGGCAGTTTTGGGCGGGCATTGCTGGTGAATCCCTTTCTGGGGAGTATCTGGCCTGCTTGA
- a CDS encoding inositol-3-phosphate synthase → MAKIRVGIIGVGNCASSLVQGVHYYRNAKEDEFLPGIMHVNLGGYHISDIEFSMAVDIDKRKVGKDLAQAIFTYPNNTYKFTDVPKLGVKVIRGMTHDGLGYYLSQIIEKAPGPTADIVKEIKETKTDVVINYLPVGSEEATKWYVEQILKAGCAFVNCIPVFIASQKYWQRRFKAAGLPVIGDDIKSQVGATILHRTLVSLFNDRGVKLLKTMQLNVGGNTDFLNMLERQRLHSKKISKTGAVTSLLKYDIGAENIHVGPSDYVPWLQDRKWCYLRMEGQTFGDVPLNVELKLEVWDSPNSAGVVIDAIRCAKLALDNGLSGPIIGPSSYFMKTPPQQFPDDVCREKTEAFIARYGLKKRKARL, encoded by the coding sequence ATGGCTAAGATCAGAGTCGGTATCATCGGTGTTGGAAACTGCGCCAGCAGTCTGGTGCAGGGCGTCCATTATTACCGCAACGCCAAAGAGGACGAATTTTTGCCCGGAATAATGCATGTGAACCTGGGCGGTTACCACATCAGCGATATCGAGTTCAGCATGGCGGTAGACATCGATAAAAGGAAGGTAGGGAAAGACCTCGCCCAGGCAATTTTTACTTATCCCAACAACACCTATAAGTTTACCGATGTGCCCAAGTTGGGTGTGAAGGTTATTCGGGGAATGACGCACGACGGACTGGGTTACTACCTTTCACAAATTATCGAAAAGGCACCCGGTCCCACCGCTGATATCGTTAAGGAGATTAAAGAAACTAAGACCGATGTCGTCATTAACTATTTGCCGGTGGGCAGTGAAGAAGCAACCAAGTGGTATGTGGAGCAGATTTTGAAAGCCGGTTGTGCATTTGTTAACTGCATACCGGTTTTTATCGCTTCGCAGAAGTACTGGCAGCGCCGGTTTAAAGCAGCAGGTTTACCGGTAATCGGTGATGATATCAAATCCCAGGTGGGAGCGACAATCTTGCACCGAACTCTGGTTTCGCTGTTCAATGACCGGGGGGTAAAGTTGTTAAAGACGATGCAGCTTAATGTTGGCGGCAATACCGATTTTCTTAATATGCTGGAACGACAAAGACTCCATTCCAAGAAGATATCCAAGACCGGCGCCGTCACTTCACTTCTTAAATACGACATCGGAGCAGAAAATATCCATGTAGGCCCGAGTGACTATGTGCCCTGGCTCCAAGACCGCAAGTGGTGCTACCTTCGTATGGAAGGTCAGACATTTGGTGATGTGCCGCTTAATGTTGAGTTGAAGTTAGAAGTCTGGGATTCACCGAACTCAGCCGGGGTGGTAATTGACGCCATCCGCTGCGCAAAACTGGCGCTTGATAACGGGCTGTCCGGTCCGATTATTGGGCCTTCAAGTTATTTTATGAAGACGCCACCGCAGCAGTTTCCGGATGATGTCTGTCGTGAGAAGACCGAGGCGTTTATCGCCCGCTACGGATTGAAGAAGAGGAAGGCGCGACTTTAA
- the tmk gene encoding dTMP kinase, with protein MGAVRGVLITFEGVEGSGKSTQAQLLAEYLKEKGREVVFSREPGGTEIGERIRDILLDPNCRQMDARTELFLYLASRNQHVREKILPALRAGKIVIVDRFADSSVAYQGFGRELGEKFVGRLNKLATRGLKPDITFLVDVPVAVGHQRKERGKLDRMEQEEVKFHERVRDGYLRMARRAPGRIKVVAGEREPMEIQQEIRLLVDRMLERKGKKKL; from the coding sequence ATGGGCGCAGTGCGGGGCGTATTGATTACATTTGAGGGGGTTGAAGGCTCAGGTAAGTCAACCCAGGCACAACTGTTAGCCGAATATCTTAAAGAAAAAGGGCGGGAGGTTGTTTTTTCCCGTGAACCGGGTGGTACGGAGATTGGCGAGCGGATTCGTGATATCCTGCTGGACCCGAATTGCCGCCAGATGGATGCCCGTACCGAACTCTTTCTTTACTTGGCAAGTCGGAATCAGCATGTGCGGGAAAAAATTTTGCCGGCATTAAGGGCGGGGAAGATAGTGATTGTTGATCGGTTTGCCGACTCTTCGGTTGCCTACCAGGGCTTTGGTCGAGAGTTGGGGGAAAAGTTTGTGGGCCGTTTAAATAAACTGGCAACAAGAGGTTTGAAACCGGACATCACTTTTCTGGTTGATGTGCCGGTGGCGGTTGGACATCAAAGGAAAGAAAGAGGAAAACTTGACAGAATGGAGCAAGAGGAGGTAAAATTTCATGAGCGCGTCCGTGACGGTTATCTGCGGATGGCCCGTCGGGCACCAGGCAGAATAAAGGTGGTTGCGGGCGAACGAGAACCAATGGAGATTCAGCAGGAAATTAGATTGCTGGTTGACCGTATGTTAGAAAGAAAGGGGAAAAAGAAGTTATGA